A genomic window from Pyxicephalus adspersus chromosome 2, UCB_Pads_2.0, whole genome shotgun sequence includes:
- the LOC140323718 gene encoding lateral signaling target protein 2 homolog isoform X1, whose protein sequence is MMLPSLVRRWLHRPKKSDPRPLAKFFYIDEEVNAIVNELQCLDVRKDPQNYLVLLSQLHNSQERMLTLLEQILEQCVPTKRRQRDYHLKFPDDLVNDTMTAHLLFAAELIVGGTYVEVEEADGVLLRPLAQKLLRSLEDLRRILREQSLEDPGIYPEAAHGALLEYDNLCAEFEFRYMSLVVSVKTPEEIYEQQEIAVLFCETVSRALQQGYLTQEMIDDCEPELMISIPRLAIISGLLIFPDGPLNLQKRAEEMCELFSPFYGLLKKIRELLCILTEKELHSLERALCSASSEDPSVHLSSCLPPPMDSNSLHLNRQTRHPEAAIPTVQSTTNRGFLQVTSETCNMTTCNPEISSQSMVVNSEASSTSQENKLHNAPNPLEILRNMHMRYSIRKTGFKDVRSRYRSDSDMLHRLFVCIAGVADQLQTNFASDLRVILKTVFEAVSSRQQQDTERTAEDASRLPDCSVCQNLEQQASRAPLVTPEWVPDSASTQCMSCCAQFTLLRRRHHCRSCGKIFCSRCSGYSSSLPHIHNSQPVRVCSHCYHVHCSPQDRITEGTAQHLY, encoded by the exons AAATCGGATCCACGCCCACTTGCAAAGTTCTTTTATATTGATGAGGAGGTAAATGCCATTGTTAACGAACTGCAATGTCTGGATGTGCGGAAGGACCCACAAAACTATTTGGTTCTGCTCAGCCAGCTTCACAACAGCCAG GAGCGCATGCTTACTCTTTTGGAACAAATTTTGGAGCAGTGTGTACCAACAAAGAGAAGGCAGAGAGATTATCACCTCAAGTTCCCTGATGACCTTGTTAATGATACCATGACCGCTCACCTATTGTTTGCAGCAGAG cTTATTGTAGGCGGCACATACGTAGAGGTAGAAGAAGCAGATGGTGTGTTACTTCGACCTTTAGCACAGAAGTTGTTACGCAGCTTGGAAGATCTGAGACGGATCCTAAGAGAACAAAGTCTGGAGGATCCCGGCATCTATCCTGAAGCTGCACATGGGGCATTACTAGAGTATGACAACCTGTGTGCTGAGTTTGAGTTCAG GTATATGtccttggtggtcagtgtaaagaCTCCAGAGGAGATCTATGAGCAGCAAGAGATTGCAGTACTTTTCTGTGAAACTGTTTCCAG ggcTTTGCAGCAAGGCTATTTAACCCAGGAAATGATTGACGACTGTGAGCCAGAACTGATGATTTCCATCCCACGCCTAGCAATTATTAG TGGGCTGCTGATTTTTCCAGACGGACCTTTAAACTTGCAGAAAAGAGCTGAGGAGATGTGTGAACTTTTCAGCCCCTTTTATGGATTGCTGAAAAAAATCAG agAACTTCTCTGCATACTTACAGAGAAAGAGCTACATTCACTTGAGCGTGCTTTGTGTTCTGCTTCATCGGAGGACCCTTCTGTGCACCTGTCATCATGTCTGCCACCTCCTATGGACTCCAATTCCTTGCACCTTAACAGGCAGACAAGACATCCAGAAGCAGCCATCCCTACTGTACAAAGCACTACCAATAGGGGATTCCTTCAAGTGACTTCTGAAACATGTAACATGACAACATGTAATCCAGAAATCAGTTCTCAGAGCATGGTAGTAAATTCAGAAGCCAGCAGTACAAGCCAAGAAAATAAACTTCATAATGCACCAAATCCATTGGAGATACTCCGCAATATGCATATGAGATACAGTATAAG aaaaactggATTCAAGGATGTGCGTTCCCGTTATCGCAGTGACAGTGACATGCTTCACCGCCTTTTTGTATGCATTGCAG GTGTTGCTGACCAGCTACAGACCAACTTTGCAAGTGACTTGCGTGTCATTCTGAAAACAGTGTTTGAAGCTGTGAGTTCCAGGCAACAGCAGGACACAGAAA GAACAGCTGAAGATGCATCACGTTTGCCAGACTGTTCAGTTTGTCAAAACCTGGAGCAGCAGGCCAGCAGGGCTCCTTTGG taaCTCCAGAATGGGTTCCTGACAGCGCCAGTACTCAATGCATGAGCTGCTGTGCACAGTTTACACTTTTACGTAGACGGCATCACTGCCGAAGCTGTGGAAAg ATATTTTGTTCCCGCTGCTCAGGTTATTCATCCTCTCTGCCTCATATTCACAATTCTCAGCCTGTTCGAGTTTGCTCTCATTGCTATCATGTGCACTGCAGTCCCCAGGATAGGATCACAGAAGGCACAGCTCAGCACCTTTACTGA
- the LOC140323718 gene encoding lateral signaling target protein 2 homolog isoform X2: MLTLLEQILEQCVPTKRRQRDYHLKFPDDLVNDTMTAHLLFAAELIVGGTYVEVEEADGVLLRPLAQKLLRSLEDLRRILREQSLEDPGIYPEAAHGALLEYDNLCAEFEFRYMSLVVSVKTPEEIYEQQEIAVLFCETVSRALQQGYLTQEMIDDCEPELMISIPRLAIISGLLIFPDGPLNLQKRAEEMCELFSPFYGLLKKIRELLCILTEKELHSLERALCSASSEDPSVHLSSCLPPPMDSNSLHLNRQTRHPEAAIPTVQSTTNRGFLQVTSETCNMTTCNPEISSQSMVVNSEASSTSQENKLHNAPNPLEILRNMHMRYSIRKTGFKDVRSRYRSDSDMLHRLFVCIAGVADQLQTNFASDLRVILKTVFEAVSSRQQQDTERTAEDASRLPDCSVCQNLEQQASRAPLVTPEWVPDSASTQCMSCCAQFTLLRRRHHCRSCGKIFCSRCSGYSSSLPHIHNSQPVRVCSHCYHVHCSPQDRITEGTAQHLY, translated from the exons ATGCTTACTCTTTTGGAACAAATTTTGGAGCAGTGTGTACCAACAAAGAGAAGGCAGAGAGATTATCACCTCAAGTTCCCTGATGACCTTGTTAATGATACCATGACCGCTCACCTATTGTTTGCAGCAGAG cTTATTGTAGGCGGCACATACGTAGAGGTAGAAGAAGCAGATGGTGTGTTACTTCGACCTTTAGCACAGAAGTTGTTACGCAGCTTGGAAGATCTGAGACGGATCCTAAGAGAACAAAGTCTGGAGGATCCCGGCATCTATCCTGAAGCTGCACATGGGGCATTACTAGAGTATGACAACCTGTGTGCTGAGTTTGAGTTCAG GTATATGtccttggtggtcagtgtaaagaCTCCAGAGGAGATCTATGAGCAGCAAGAGATTGCAGTACTTTTCTGTGAAACTGTTTCCAG ggcTTTGCAGCAAGGCTATTTAACCCAGGAAATGATTGACGACTGTGAGCCAGAACTGATGATTTCCATCCCACGCCTAGCAATTATTAG TGGGCTGCTGATTTTTCCAGACGGACCTTTAAACTTGCAGAAAAGAGCTGAGGAGATGTGTGAACTTTTCAGCCCCTTTTATGGATTGCTGAAAAAAATCAG agAACTTCTCTGCATACTTACAGAGAAAGAGCTACATTCACTTGAGCGTGCTTTGTGTTCTGCTTCATCGGAGGACCCTTCTGTGCACCTGTCATCATGTCTGCCACCTCCTATGGACTCCAATTCCTTGCACCTTAACAGGCAGACAAGACATCCAGAAGCAGCCATCCCTACTGTACAAAGCACTACCAATAGGGGATTCCTTCAAGTGACTTCTGAAACATGTAACATGACAACATGTAATCCAGAAATCAGTTCTCAGAGCATGGTAGTAAATTCAGAAGCCAGCAGTACAAGCCAAGAAAATAAACTTCATAATGCACCAAATCCATTGGAGATACTCCGCAATATGCATATGAGATACAGTATAAG aaaaactggATTCAAGGATGTGCGTTCCCGTTATCGCAGTGACAGTGACATGCTTCACCGCCTTTTTGTATGCATTGCAG GTGTTGCTGACCAGCTACAGACCAACTTTGCAAGTGACTTGCGTGTCATTCTGAAAACAGTGTTTGAAGCTGTGAGTTCCAGGCAACAGCAGGACACAGAAA GAACAGCTGAAGATGCATCACGTTTGCCAGACTGTTCAGTTTGTCAAAACCTGGAGCAGCAGGCCAGCAGGGCTCCTTTGG taaCTCCAGAATGGGTTCCTGACAGCGCCAGTACTCAATGCATGAGCTGCTGTGCACAGTTTACACTTTTACGTAGACGGCATCACTGCCGAAGCTGTGGAAAg ATATTTTGTTCCCGCTGCTCAGGTTATTCATCCTCTCTGCCTCATATTCACAATTCTCAGCCTGTTCGAGTTTGCTCTCATTGCTATCATGTGCACTGCAGTCCCCAGGATAGGATCACAGAAGGCACAGCTCAGCACCTTTACTGA
- the MXD3 gene encoding max dimerization protein 3 yields MEQLPSNLQVLLQAAEYVERREREAEHGYASLLPCNTSTPGRRKRQRTNSNPESVRSVHNELEKHRRAQLRRCLEQLKQQVPLSVDTSRHTTLSLLHRAKQHIKKLEDQELKAKHLKEKLRLEQQRLRQRLKQLLPSNGTERIRADSLDSSTLSSERSDSDQEDLEVDVEGIILNGNEGDLFVSFSAGMEHSYSTPAHAWL; encoded by the exons ATGGAGCAGCTGCCCAGCAACCTCCAGGTCCTGCTCCAGGCGGCCGAGTACgtggagagaagagaaagag AAGCTGAACACGGATATGCCTCCTTATTACCTTGCAACACCTCCACTCCTGGAAGAAGAAAACGACAAAGAACAAACAGCAATCCAGAAAGCGTTAG gtCTGTCCACAATGAGCTAGAGAAGCATCG aagagctcagctgCGGAGATGCTTAGAACAACTGAAGCAACAAGTTCCTCTAAGTGTAGACACATCGCGACACACGACACTCAGCCTTTTGCACAGAGCAAAACAGCACATTAAA AAGCTGGAGGATCAGGAACTAAAAGCAAAGCATCTTAAGGAAAAATTAAGATTGGAACAACAGAGGCTCAGGCAGAGATTAAAACAGCTTCTACCCTCCAATGGCACTGAAAGAATCCGAGCTGATAGCCTTGACTCCTCAACCTTGTCATCTGAGAGATCAGACTCTGATCAAG AAGATTTGGAGGTCGATGTGGAAGGAATAATTCTGAATGGTAATGAAGGAGACCTTTTTGTGTCTTTCAGTGCTGGTATGGAGCACAGTTACTCCACTCCTGCTCACGCCTGGTTATGA